A DNA window from bacterium contains the following coding sequences:
- a CDS encoding ATP-binding protein yields the protein MRAQYGLGLTIARAAAERRGGRLSIVSSVGQGTTVQVTLPRWSSRPAAP from the coding sequence GTGCGAGCGCAATACGGCCTCGGGCTCACCATCGCCCGGGCCGCGGCGGAGCGGCGGGGGGGTCGGCTCTCCATTGTGAGCAGCGTCGGTCAAGGGACCACGGTTCAGGTGACGCTGCCCCGATGGTCCTCTCGACCCGCTGCCCCCTAG